The Aquidulcibacter paucihalophilus genome has a window encoding:
- a CDS encoding chromosomal replication initiator DnaA, translating to MVEVYRVPVADADRIRAGLALQLVAAATGISVERMTAPVRLKGRVCRARWLALYTAYVTFGWPLDRVAHAFGLNRATAAAACRWAEDGRDHPTVDALLDRLELCVNQLLEAPACELPA from the coding sequence ATGGTCGAGGTTTACCGCGTGCCGGTCGCCGACGCGGACCGCATTCGCGCCGGACTGGCGCTGCAGCTGGTCGCCGCGGCGACGGGGATCAGCGTGGAGAGGATGACGGCACCCGTGCGGCTCAAGGGGCGGGTCTGCCGGGCGCGCTGGCTGGCGCTGTACACCGCCTATGTCACCTTCGGCTGGCCGCTGGACCGGGTGGCGCATGCCTTTGGCCTGAACCGGGCGACGGCGGCCGCGGCCTGTCGCTGGGCCGAGGACGGGCGCGATCATCCGACCGTCGACGCCCTGCTGGACCGGCTGGAACTGTGCGTGAACCAGCTTCTTGAAGCGCCGGCCTGCGAGCTGCCGGCATGA
- a CDS encoding response regulator transcription factor has protein sequence MRVLLIEDDHATAQSIELMLKSEGFNVYTTDLGEEGIDLGKIYDYDLILLDLNLPDMNGLEVLRQLRVGKVNTPVMILSGSSEIETKVKTFGGGADDYMTKPFHKDELIARTHAVVRRSKGHAQAIIHTGEIAVNLDGKTVEVNGHRVHLTGKEYQMLELLSLRKGTTLTKEMFLNHLYGGMDEPELKIIDVFICKLRKKLATAAGGKHYIETVWGRGYVLRDPSESSAPAPVSAAA, from the coding sequence ATGCGCGTCCTGCTTATCGAAGATGATCATGCGACCGCGCAGAGCATCGAACTCATGCTCAAGTCCGAAGGGTTCAACGTCTACACGACGGACCTGGGTGAAGAGGGCATCGACCTCGGCAAGATCTATGACTACGACCTGATCCTGCTCGACCTCAACCTGCCCGACATGAACGGCCTTGAGGTTCTGCGTCAGCTGCGCGTCGGCAAGGTCAATACGCCGGTGATGATCCTCTCGGGCTCCTCGGAGATCGAGACCAAGGTCAAGACCTTCGGCGGCGGCGCCGACGACTACATGACCAAGCCCTTCCACAAGGACGAGCTGATCGCGCGCACCCACGCCGTGGTCCGCCGCTCCAAGGGTCACGCCCAGGCCATCATCCACACCGGCGAGATCGCCGTGAATCTGGACGGCAAGACGGTCGAGGTGAACGGTCACCGCGTCCATCTGACGGGCAAGGAATACCAGATGCTGGAGCTGCTCTCGCTCCGCAAGGGCACCACCCTGACCAAGGAAATGTTCCTGAACCACCTGTACGGCGGCATGGACGAGCCCGAGCTGAAGATCATCGACGTCTTCATCTGCAAGCTGCGCAAGAAGCTGGCCACGGCCGCCGGCGGCAAACACTACATCGAGACCGTCTGGGGCCGCGGCTATGTGCTGCGCGACCCGTCGGAAAGCTCAGCTCCGGCCCCGGTCAGCGCCGCCGCCTGA
- a CDS encoding DEAD/DEAH box helicase, with the protein MSKTFDTFGLNPALLQALASEGYTTPTPIQAQAIPDVMAGKDLLGIAQTGTGKTAAFALPILHRLAANRVAPKPRTARVLILSPTRELASQIAESFKTYGRHLGFKVAVVFGGVKYGPQERAIQAGLDVLVATPGRLLDHMQQKTLDLSCTEIFVLDEADQMLDLGFVKPIRQIVSRIPAMRQNLFFSATMPTEIGKLAGELLKDPVKVSVTPQATTVQRISQSIIHIEQGRKRALLTEMFADPHYTRCLVFTKTKHGADKVAAYLEAGGVEAGAIHGNKSQPQRERTLAAFKAGKLRVLVATDIAARGIDVDGVSHVLNFELPYVPEAYVHRIGRTARAGADGTAISFVAGDEMKLLRDIEKVTRQKIPSTDRRNDKSLALLDQSIMASGVKSKASMPDDGRGDRQQQRGPRNPRRDGVKLEGGGQPHRVRKAGPGRDARPIPERAFDPLARERPRSTNNDPRHTSAPATASAKPDGEIKRRPRRRKPSNGGKGYATQG; encoded by the coding sequence ATGAGCAAGACATTCGACACCTTCGGCCTCAACCCGGCCCTCCTTCAGGCGCTCGCGTCCGAAGGCTACACCACCCCCACCCCGATCCAGGCCCAGGCCATCCCTGACGTCATGGCCGGCAAGGACCTGCTGGGCATCGCCCAGACCGGCACCGGCAAGACAGCGGCCTTCGCCCTGCCGATCCTGCACCGTCTGGCCGCCAACCGCGTCGCGCCCAAGCCGCGCACCGCGCGCGTCCTCATCCTGTCGCCCACCCGCGAACTGGCCAGCCAGATCGCCGAGAGCTTCAAGACCTACGGCCGTCACCTCGGCTTCAAGGTCGCGGTCGTCTTCGGCGGCGTGAAATACGGCCCGCAGGAACGCGCCATCCAGGCCGGCCTCGACGTCCTGGTCGCCACCCCCGGCCGTCTGCTGGACCATATGCAGCAGAAGACGCTGGACCTGTCCTGCACCGAGATCTTCGTCCTCGACGAGGCCGACCAGATGCTGGACCTCGGCTTCGTCAAGCCGATCCGCCAGATCGTCAGCCGCATCCCGGCCATGCGCCAGAACCTGTTCTTCTCGGCCACCATGCCGACCGAGATCGGCAAGCTGGCCGGCGAACTGCTCAAGGACCCGGTCAAGGTGTCTGTGACGCCCCAGGCCACCACGGTCCAGCGCATCAGCCAGTCGATCATCCACATCGAGCAGGGCCGCAAGCGCGCCCTGCTGACCGAGATGTTCGCCGATCCGCACTACACGCGCTGCCTGGTCTTCACCAAGACCAAGCACGGCGCCGACAAGGTCGCGGCCTATCTGGAAGCCGGCGGCGTTGAAGCCGGCGCCATCCACGGCAACAAGAGCCAGCCCCAGCGTGAACGCACCCTGGCCGCCTTCAAGGCCGGCAAGCTGCGCGTTCTGGTCGCCACCGACATCGCCGCCCGCGGCATCGACGTCGACGGCGTCTCGCACGTCCTGAACTTCGAGCTGCCCTATGTGCCGGAAGCCTATGTGCACCGCATCGGCCGTACGGCCCGCGCCGGCGCCGATGGCACGGCTATCAGCTTCGTGGCCGGCGACGAGATGAAGCTGCTGCGCGACATCGAAAAGGTCACGCGCCAGAAGATCCCCTCGACCGACCGCCGCAACGACAAGTCGCTGGCCCTGCTGGACCAGTCGATCATGGCCTCGGGCGTCAAGTCCAAGGCTTCCATGCCCGACGACGGCCGCGGCGACCGCCAGCAGCAGCGCGGCCCGCGCAATCCGCGCCGCGACGGCGTCAAGCTGGAAGGCGGCGGACAACCGCACCGCGTCCGCAAGGCCGGCCCGGGCCGCGACGCCCGTCCGATCCCCGAGCGTGCCTTCGACCCGCTGGCCCGCGAGCGTCCGCGCTCGACCAACAATGACCCGCGCCACACCAGCGCCCCGGCCACAGCCTCGGCCAAGCCCGACGGCGAGATCAAGCGCCGCCCGCGCCGCCGGAAGCCGTCGAATGGCGGCAAGGGGTATGCGACCCAGGGCTGA
- a CDS encoding DUF1345 domain-containing protein yields MKSPSWLRLHWPLVLLLLIAASSLFWPTGGGWLSRLALGWDVGVGLFLVETVWKLTRARSADDIRQRAAALDEAGGAVLPLALFAALASIAVVIGEAVRVAGDRQETGGAAILALTTVALSWTFVHLIFAFHYAHAFYAPAGKGKDRGGLLFPGGEAPDYWDFLHFALIIGVAQQTADIQITDRTLRRTTTVHSLTAFLFNTVIVALTVNLAVGLLGGG; encoded by the coding sequence ATGAAATCACCCTCCTGGCTGCGCCTGCATTGGCCCCTGGTCCTGCTGCTGCTGATCGCGGCCTCCAGCCTGTTCTGGCCCACCGGCGGCGGCTGGCTGTCCCGCCTGGCGTTGGGCTGGGACGTCGGCGTCGGCCTGTTCCTGGTCGAGACCGTTTGGAAGCTCACCCGCGCCCGGTCAGCCGATGATATCCGCCAGCGCGCCGCCGCGCTCGATGAGGCGGGGGGTGCCGTGCTGCCGCTGGCCCTGTTCGCGGCGCTGGCCAGCATCGCCGTGGTGATCGGCGAAGCCGTCCGTGTCGCCGGGGACCGTCAGGAAACCGGAGGCGCGGCCATACTGGCGCTCACGACCGTCGCCCTGTCCTGGACCTTCGTGCACCTGATCTTCGCCTTCCACTACGCCCACGCCTTCTACGCCCCGGCGGGCAAGGGCAAGGACCGCGGCGGGCTCCTCTTCCCCGGCGGCGAGGCGCCGGACTACTGGGACTTCCTGCATTTCGCGTTGATCATCGGCGTGGCCCAGCAGACCGCCGACATCCAGATCACCGACCGGACCCTGCGCCGCACGACGACCGTGCACAGCCTCACGGCCTTCCTGTTCAACACCGTGATCGTCGCGCTGACGGTCAATCTGGCCGTCGGCCTGCTGGGCGGCGGTTAA
- a CDS encoding malate synthase G produces MSMTPRAGLQIAGELAAFIEAEALPATGLEADAFWTGVAAIFARFAPENRRLLAVRDDLQSRIDAWHRARRGAAHDGAAAEAFLREIGYLVDEPAPFAIGTRNVDAEVATLAGPQLVVPSLNARFVLNAANARWGSLYDALYGTDALGDLPPPGPYDAARGARVVARAKAFLDEAVPLAEGSWAELGDPHGGIAIRDPGQYVGHSARGRLFRHNGLHIEVVFDRDQPIGRDDPSGIADVVLESALSTIVDLEDSVAAVDAADKVAAYRNWLGLMRGDLVETFDKGGRSMTRALAPDRGFTAPDGATVTLPGRSLLFVRNVGHLMTTPAVRLADGSDAPEGVLDAIVTSLIGMHDLKSFGAVRNSREGSIYIVKPKMHGPEECAFTNALFDAVEDLLGLARHTIKVGVMDEERRTSANLAACIHAVKDRIVFINTGFLDRTGDEIHTAMQAGPVVRKGDIKSSAWIAAYEARNVAIGLACGLSGKAQIGKGMWAAPDRMGDMLEQKAAHPKTGANTAWTPSPTAATLHALHYHQTDVFALRAAIAARPIPGLEDLLTPPLAHGVNWSEAEVAEELDNNAQGLLGYVVRWIDQGVGCSKVPDIHDVGLMEDRATLRISSQHMANWLLHGVCTAAQVEAALLRMAARVDAQNAGDPLYQPMAPDPVNSLAFQAARALVFDGAAQPNGYTEPLLHAFRLRAKGRA; encoded by the coding sequence ATGTCGATGACGCCGCGCGCCGGTCTGCAGATCGCCGGGGAACTGGCCGCCTTCATTGAGGCCGAGGCCCTGCCGGCGACCGGGCTCGAGGCCGACGCCTTCTGGACCGGGGTGGCCGCGATCTTCGCCCGGTTCGCGCCGGAGAACCGCCGGCTGCTGGCCGTCCGGGACGACCTTCAGTCCCGGATCGACGCCTGGCATCGCGCTCGACGCGGCGCGGCCCATGACGGCGCGGCCGCCGAGGCCTTCCTGCGTGAGATCGGCTATCTGGTCGACGAGCCCGCGCCCTTCGCCATCGGCACGCGCAACGTCGACGCCGAGGTCGCCACACTTGCCGGGCCGCAGCTGGTGGTGCCGAGCCTGAATGCCCGTTTCGTGCTCAACGCCGCCAATGCCCGCTGGGGCAGTCTGTATGACGCCCTGTACGGTACCGATGCCCTCGGCGACCTGCCGCCGCCGGGACCCTATGACGCCGCGCGCGGGGCGCGGGTCGTGGCGCGGGCCAAGGCCTTCCTCGATGAGGCCGTTCCCCTGGCCGAAGGGTCATGGGCCGAACTGGGCGATCCGCACGGCGGCATCGCGATCCGCGACCCCGGTCAGTATGTCGGCCACAGCGCGCGCGGACGGCTGTTCCGTCACAACGGCCTGCATATCGAGGTCGTCTTCGACCGCGACCAACCGATCGGCCGCGACGACCCGTCAGGGATCGCCGATGTGGTGCTGGAGTCGGCCCTGTCGACCATCGTCGATCTGGAGGACTCGGTCGCCGCCGTGGACGCCGCGGACAAGGTCGCTGCGTATCGCAACTGGCTGGGCCTGATGCGCGGCGATCTGGTCGAGACCTTCGACAAGGGTGGCCGGTCGATGACGCGGGCGCTGGCCCCGGACCGGGGCTTCACCGCGCCCGACGGCGCGACCGTGACCCTGCCGGGCCGGTCGCTGCTGTTCGTGCGCAACGTCGGCCACCTGATGACGACGCCGGCCGTGCGGCTGGCGGACGGATCGGACGCGCCTGAGGGGGTGCTGGACGCCATCGTCACCAGCCTGATCGGGATGCATGACCTCAAGAGTTTCGGGGCGGTCCGCAACAGCCGGGAAGGCTCGATCTATATCGTCAAACCCAAGATGCACGGGCCGGAGGAGTGCGCCTTCACCAACGCCCTGTTCGACGCGGTCGAGGACCTGCTGGGGCTGGCGCGGCATACGATCAAGGTTGGCGTCATGGACGAGGAGCGCCGCACCTCGGCCAACCTCGCTGCCTGCATCCATGCGGTGAAGGACCGGATCGTCTTCATCAACACCGGTTTCCTCGATCGCACCGGCGACGAGATTCACACGGCGATGCAGGCCGGGCCGGTGGTGCGCAAGGGCGACATCAAATCCTCCGCCTGGATCGCCGCCTATGAGGCGCGCAACGTCGCCATCGGTCTGGCCTGCGGCCTGTCCGGCAAGGCCCAGATCGGCAAGGGGATGTGGGCCGCGCCCGACCGTATGGGCGACATGCTGGAGCAGAAGGCCGCCCATCCGAAGACCGGGGCCAACACCGCCTGGACGCCCAGCCCGACCGCCGCGACCCTGCATGCGCTGCACTACCACCAGACCGATGTCTTCGCCCTCAGGGCCGCGATCGCGGCGCGGCCGATCCCCGGGCTGGAGGACCTGCTGACTCCGCCGCTCGCCCATGGCGTCAATTGGTCGGAGGCCGAGGTTGCCGAGGAGCTCGACAACAACGCCCAGGGCCTGCTCGGGTATGTCGTACGCTGGATCGACCAGGGTGTCGGCTGTTCCAAGGTGCCGGACATCCACGACGTGGGCCTGATGGAGGACCGCGCCACCCTGCGCATCTCGTCCCAGCACATGGCCAACTGGCTGCTGCACGGCGTCTGCACCGCGGCACAGGTGGAGGCGGCGCTGCTGCGTATGGCTGCCAGGGTCGACGCCCAGAACGCCGGCGATCCGCTCTATCAGCCGATGGCCCCGGACCCGGTGAACAGCCTCGCCTTCCAGGCCGCCCGCGCGCTGGTGTTCGACGGCGCCGCCCAGCCGAACGGCTATACGGAGCCGCTGCTGCATGCGTTCAGGCTGAGGGCCAAGGGGAGGGCTTAG
- a CDS encoding HlyD family type I secretion periplasmic adaptor subunit produces MTDVVAPPAPPPPPEAPVPPVPAPGPAGFLDNPRRELVIGGTIIVLFFVIFLGWAALAPLDAGAYAQGQVAISGNRQAVQHREGGVVSALLVAEGDTVRAGQVLLQLSSGELKATERGVASQVYALIAQRARLIAERDRLGSIPTPREFANLPAEDQLLARESLRIQQQQFGARRTGRSTETGVLGQRVAQLNEQIAGYEGQIVANVEQQRLIQDELTGMRGLAEKGYAPLTRVRALERTAAQLDGELGSLRAQIAQSRAAVGETRLQMSSVSTKMNEDVADQLRQIDVQLNELRPRMVELRAQIARNEVRAPASGEVVGLTIFTQGGVIQPGQTLMEIVPRDASQVIIAQIAPNDVDNLRVGQNTEVKFPGLRERNPPIVHGRVTRISADSFTVEETGASYFRAEIVVPASELAKLGRGAETLRPGAPVEVVVLLRKRTALGYLLEPLTNNLWRSGSGQ; encoded by the coding sequence ATGACCGACGTCGTCGCTCCCCCGGCTCCGCCACCCCCGCCCGAAGCCCCCGTACCGCCGGTGCCGGCTCCTGGTCCGGCGGGCTTCCTCGACAATCCCCGCCGCGAACTGGTGATCGGCGGGACGATCATCGTCCTGTTCTTCGTCATCTTCCTCGGATGGGCCGCCCTGGCTCCACTGGACGCCGGTGCCTATGCCCAGGGCCAGGTCGCCATTTCCGGCAACCGCCAGGCCGTCCAGCACCGCGAGGGCGGGGTGGTCAGCGCCCTGCTGGTCGCCGAGGGCGACACGGTCCGCGCCGGTCAGGTCCTGCTTCAACTCTCCAGCGGCGAGCTCAAGGCCACCGAGCGCGGCGTGGCCAGCCAAGTCTACGCCCTGATCGCCCAGCGGGCCCGGCTGATCGCCGAACGCGACAGGCTTGGCAGCATTCCGACACCACGCGAGTTCGCCAACCTGCCGGCCGAGGACCAGCTCCTCGCGCGGGAATCCCTGCGCATTCAGCAGCAGCAGTTCGGCGCCCGTCGCACCGGCCGGTCAACCGAAACCGGGGTGCTGGGCCAGCGCGTCGCCCAGTTGAACGAGCAGATCGCGGGCTATGAAGGTCAGATCGTCGCCAACGTCGAGCAGCAGCGGCTGATCCAGGATGAACTGACCGGCATGCGCGGGCTTGCTGAAAAGGGCTATGCGCCGCTGACCCGTGTCCGGGCGCTGGAGCGGACCGCCGCGCAGCTGGACGGCGAGCTGGGATCCTTGCGGGCCCAGATCGCCCAGTCCCGGGCGGCGGTCGGAGAGACCCGGCTGCAGATGTCGAGCGTCTCGACCAAGATGAACGAGGACGTGGCCGATCAGCTACGGCAGATCGATGTCCAGCTGAATGAACTCCGTCCCCGGATGGTCGAGCTTCGCGCCCAGATCGCGCGCAATGAGGTCCGGGCCCCGGCCTCGGGCGAGGTCGTCGGCCTGACCATCTTCACCCAGGGCGGGGTCATCCAGCCCGGCCAGACCCTGATGGAGATCGTGCCCAGGGACGCCTCCCAGGTGATCATCGCCCAGATCGCGCCCAACGACGTCGACAACCTCCGGGTCGGCCAGAACACGGAGGTCAAATTCCCGGGCCTGCGCGAACGCAATCCGCCGATCGTCCATGGCCGTGTGACCCGGATTTCCGCCGACAGCTTCACCGTCGAGGAAACCGGCGCGAGCTATTTCCGGGCGGAAATCGTGGTCCCCGCCAGTGAACTGGCCAAACTGGGCCGCGGTGCCGAGACCCTGCGTCCGGGTGCGCCTGTCGAGGTCGTGGTCCTGCTGCGCAAGCGCACGGCGCTCGGCTACCTGCTGGAGCCTCTGACCAACAACCTGTGGCGCTCGGGCAGCGGACAGTGA
- a CDS encoding type I secretion system permease/ATPase, with amino-acid sequence MLKNLLPSKPGTEPLAEALKACRTHFIWAFVFSALVNLLYLTPTLYMMQVYDRVVPTGGLTTLVLITAVAVFALAALSGLDWLRGRLMLRAGLRLDRLLSGKVLARVVDLQAKSPNTQALREFDNVRGAIGGQGMLALFDAPWTPIYLLCCFLLHPAIGVLTLVGGTILFTLAWLNERDTRPRLNKAIQSQNHAYAAQEGVASQAEVVRALGMRQSSIARQIEQRQLATAAQADAQLAGGHYSGAIKFLRLVMQSAALGLAAYLAVKSEITPGSIIAASVLLSRAVAPIELLVGVWPSLVQAVTSWKTLTDLFASTASVERERTTLPDPRGRLQVEGVSVKFPDTEAPQLRGVAFALKPGETLGIVGSSGSGKTTLARVIAGALKPQAGAVRLDGAEYEARDGDELARWIGYLPQVPSLFAGSIKDNISRFSTSIGVDQETADRNAVKAAMAAGAHELILRLPNGYDTILGPYGQGLSAGQAQRVALARALYNDPVLLVLDEPNSNLDQEGEAALMQAILGAAARGAAVVIIAHRAGVLARVDRLLMMRDGVVQLEGPREEVLEKMRATAGRPAAPAGQPTAQSQGQPQQRQVQPQPSPQTAQNQPRRTQ; translated from the coding sequence GTGTTAAAGAACCTGCTCCCCAGCAAGCCGGGCACCGAGCCCCTCGCCGAGGCGCTGAAGGCGTGCAGGACCCATTTCATCTGGGCCTTCGTCTTCTCGGCCCTGGTCAATCTGCTGTACCTGACCCCCACGCTCTACATGATGCAGGTCTATGACCGCGTCGTGCCGACCGGGGGACTGACCACGCTGGTTCTCATCACGGCGGTCGCCGTCTTCGCCCTAGCGGCCCTGTCGGGGCTCGACTGGCTGCGCGGACGGCTGATGCTGCGAGCCGGGCTGCGGCTGGACCGGTTGTTGTCCGGCAAGGTGCTGGCGCGGGTCGTCGACCTGCAGGCCAAATCGCCCAACACCCAGGCACTGCGGGAGTTCGACAACGTCCGCGGAGCCATCGGCGGTCAGGGCATGCTCGCCCTGTTCGATGCGCCATGGACCCCGATCTATCTGCTGTGCTGCTTCCTGCTTCACCCGGCCATCGGGGTTTTGACACTGGTGGGCGGGACCATCCTGTTCACCCTGGCCTGGCTGAACGAACGCGACACCCGTCCCCGCCTGAACAAGGCCATCCAGTCCCAGAACCACGCCTATGCCGCTCAGGAAGGCGTCGCCAGCCAGGCCGAGGTCGTGCGCGCCCTGGGGATGCGGCAGTCCTCGATCGCGCGCCAGATCGAGCAACGCCAGCTGGCCACCGCCGCCCAGGCCGACGCCCAGCTGGCCGGCGGACACTATTCGGGGGCGATCAAATTCCTTCGGCTGGTGATGCAGTCGGCGGCCCTTGGCCTGGCCGCCTATCTGGCCGTGAAGAGCGAAATCACGCCGGGCTCGATCATCGCCGCCTCGGTTCTGCTCAGCCGCGCGGTCGCCCCGATCGAACTGCTGGTCGGCGTCTGGCCCAGCCTGGTGCAGGCCGTCACGAGCTGGAAGACCCTGACAGACCTGTTCGCCAGCACCGCCTCGGTGGAACGTGAACGCACCACCCTTCCCGACCCCAGGGGCCGGCTGCAGGTCGAGGGGGTTTCGGTCAAATTCCCCGACACGGAAGCGCCCCAGCTGCGCGGCGTCGCCTTCGCGCTGAAGCCCGGCGAGACACTGGGCATCGTCGGCTCGAGCGGTTCCGGCAAGACCACCCTCGCCCGCGTCATCGCCGGTGCGCTCAAGCCCCAGGCGGGTGCGGTCCGGCTGGACGGTGCGGAGTACGAGGCCCGGGACGGCGACGAGCTGGCCCGCTGGATCGGCTATCTGCCCCAGGTCCCCAGCCTGTTTGCCGGCTCGATCAAGGACAACATCTCCCGCTTCTCGACCTCCATCGGCGTGGATCAGGAAACCGCCGACCGGAACGCGGTGAAAGCCGCCATGGCGGCGGGCGCGCATGAGCTCATCCTGCGCCTGCCGAACGGCTACGACACCATTCTGGGCCCCTATGGGCAGGGTCTCTCGGCGGGGCAGGCGCAGCGCGTGGCGCTGGCGCGGGCGCTCTACAACGACCCCGTCCTGCTGGTGCTGGACGAGCCCAACTCCAACCTCGACCAGGAGGGCGAAGCCGCCCTGATGCAGGCCATTCTCGGTGCCGCCGCCCGAGGCGCGGCCGTGGTCATCATCGCCCACCGCGCCGGCGTCCTCGCGCGGGTCGATCGGCTGCTGATGATGCGTGACGGCGTGGTCCAGCTGGAAGGTCCGCGCGAAGAGGTTCTCGAGAAGATGCGCGCCACCGCCGGCCGCCCGGCGGCTCCGGCCGGCCAGCCGACGGCGCAGTCGCAGGGCCAGCCGCAGCAACGGCAGGTTCAGCCCCAGCCGTCACCGCAGACGGCCCAGAACCAGCCGCGGCGCACACAATGA
- a CDS encoding ABC transporter ATP-binding protein, whose protein sequence is MLTIENLTHVYGNGTRALDDVSLSIPKGMFGLLGPNGAGKSTLMRSIATLQTPTSGSIRFGDIDVIKDPEQLRRVLGYLPQDFGVYPRVSAYDMLDHMAVLKGISNGKDRKQTVEALLNQVNLWPVRGKALAGFSGGMRQRFGIAQALIGNPELIIVDEPTAGLDPEERNRFLNLLAEVGENVVIILSTHIVEDVTDLCPRMAVLAGGKIQLEGAPVELTHALEGRVWRKTIDKADLAAQQASRNVISSRLFAGRTVIHVLSDTNPGDGFERAQSGLEDVYLATVNASRRAA, encoded by the coding sequence ATGCTGACGATCGAAAACCTGACTCACGTCTACGGCAACGGTACGCGGGCGCTGGACGATGTCAGCCTGTCGATTCCCAAGGGGATGTTCGGCCTGCTGGGACCCAATGGCGCGGGCAAGTCGACGCTGATGCGATCGATCGCCACCCTGCAGACGCCGACCTCGGGCTCGATCCGCTTCGGCGACATTGACGTGATCAAGGACCCGGAACAGCTGCGCCGGGTGCTCGGCTATCTGCCCCAGGATTTCGGCGTCTATCCGCGCGTTTCGGCCTACGACATGCTCGACCACATGGCGGTGCTGAAGGGCATCTCCAACGGCAAGGACCGCAAGCAGACGGTCGAGGCCCTGCTGAACCAGGTCAATCTGTGGCCCGTGCGCGGCAAGGCGCTGGCGGGCTTCTCGGGCGGGATGCGCCAGCGCTTCGGCATCGCCCAGGCCCTGATCGGCAACCCCGAACTGATCATCGTGGATGAGCCGACCGCCGGCCTCGACCCGGAAGAGCGCAACCGCTTCCTCAACCTGCTGGCCGAGGTGGGCGAGAACGTCGTCATCATCCTTTCGACCCACATCGTCGAGGACGTCACCGACCTGTGCCCCCGTATGGCGGTGCTGGCCGGCGGCAAGATCCAGCTCGAAGGCGCGCCGGTCGAACTGACCCACGCCCTCGAGGGTCGCGTCTGGCGCAAGACCATCGACAAGGCCGATCTGGCGGCCCAGCAGGCCAGCCGCAACGTCATCTCGAGCCGCCTTTTCGCCGGCCGCACCGTGATCCACGTCCTGTCCGACACCAATCCGGGCGACGGCTTCGAACGGGCCCAGAGCGGGCTGGAGGACGTCTATCTGGCCACCGTCAACGCCTCGCGCCGCGCGGCCTGA